Within the Echinicola sp. 20G genome, the region AATAGATGGAAAAATAGCGTCAAAAGGAAAACTGATTGACATTAGAGACTATGAGGTGAAGAAAAACACTTATGTTAATACACTAAATCCGGCCTAGGCCAATTAAGTTATGGGTAAGGAAAGTATTTTGCATAAGCCATACAACTAGGTAATTGATTTTAAACTAATAACCATTCCAAACCGCACTTATTAAATAATATCCGTTATGGTGAGTGATGTTTCGGTTTACAGCCCTTTCTCATTTTAACCATTGAAAGAAGAATGATCATAAGTGGTTTTTAAAGCCCTTGATTATTGTGGTATCTTGTTAAGATGATATTTATAATGGGCGCACCAAACTGATAACCCAATGAGATTTAATCAAGCCACAACCATTCTTCGAATTTTTGATGAGACAAAGTCCAGGGAGTTCTATATTGACTACTTGGGATTTAAGGTCGACTGGGAGCATCGTTTTGAAGAGGGTATGCCCTTATACATGCAAATATCAATAGACAATTGTGTTTTACACCTGTCTGAGCATCATGGAGACGGCACACCGGGTACTTTCATCAGGATTGAGTGCGATGACATTAAAGGCTACCATAGGGAGTTAATGACAAAAAACTATCGGTTTTTGAATCCTGGAATCAATGAACCGCCTTGGGCAAAATATGAATTGTGTCTTTCGGACCCATTTGGAAACAGACTGATTTTCTTTGAAACATAATGCAAAGGAGTCTTGCAGCATTTGTAGCTCCATAAAATCTGTGATTAAATTAAGGAGAAATATAATGATACAGCCTGACCTAAAAGCGCTTCGGTCATTTGGTAAAATGAGTTTGTAAATGCTGCACAATTCCCATAACATCTCTCCTCCTTACTTTGACCGAAAACTGGGATGGATCATCTACCCAATACTCGGCATATCATTCATCTTCTTTGCCAATGACAATGATTTTAAAACATTGGTCCAACTCCCCTCTTTCAAATGGGATGTGGTATTTTCCATCTTTGCTGCTTCCTTAATTGGGTTCTATTTGGCTTGGTTAACCCGCTATCTTGACAAAAAACATCCTTGGGAAAAAGATTTAAAAAAACGAGCTTCTTGGCAGGTGCTGTTAGGCATTCTAGCTCCCCTTTTTTTCTCTATTGGGCTTGAAGTAATTTATCTTCAGGCAATTGATATCAATATCCGCCAAAGTGGCATTCTAATTTTAGAGTTGCCCCTCTCCTTCTTGTACCTATTCATCATCAACCTCCTTTTTTATCTCAATTATATTTCTTTTGCCTATCAAAAGAACTTGCGAAGTAAATCCACTGAAACCACATCTGTGGAAAAGGTAAAAATATTGGAAGGCGCCAAAGAAAACCTGATTCCCGTTCATCATATTTCCTTTATCCGTAGTACAGAAAAAACACTTTGGTTACACACATTCCAGGACAAACAATTCTTTCAAAATGGCACCCTAAATGATTGGGAAGCCAAACTCCCAAAGCAATTCTTTTACAGGTTGAACAGGCAATTCATTGTTCACCGGGATGCCATTGAAAACATTGAACCTACCGCTACTAGGCGCTTAAAGGTGGTTTTGAAAAACTTTAATGGTGAGGACATTTTTATTCCAAAAACAAAAGCTACAGCATTTAGAAACTGGTGGCAAAGCTAATGTCCGCTTCAGCTTTTAAAATGTCCTGTTCGGTGTATTAATACCCTACAGGCTTATTTTCCACTACTCCTGTGTGTTGTTTTGCAAAAAAAAACAAGTCATGTGGAATATTAGGCATCCTCTCATTTTTATCAAACTTCTGCTTTACGCAGGAACTAGCTTCGGGCAAAGCAAGGCCCTACCCATTAATTTATCCCTATTCAACCAAGCTACGGCTATTCCCTTCACGAGCTTTTTCACTAGCCCTGTACACCCAGGTATTCAAATAGGAACAGAATTTAATTACCACATCAAAACCGGATCAAGGCTATTTCAGACGGCCAACCTGTCCTATTTCTATCATAATTACCTTGCCCAGGGAGTAGGCCTCAACAGTGAACTGGGCTACGAATGTCGATTAAAAAATGGCTTGGCCATCACAGGCCTTTTTGGTCTGGGATATATGCACACTTTTACTACATCAGAGGAGTTTTCATTTTCGGATGGTACATACCATAAACAAAATGATAAGGGGAATTCCAGACTTTTCCCTTCCCTTTCTTTGGACTTGGGCTATTACTTAGATCCATCACGGGATACCAGTCCTAAAATATTTGTTCGCTATCAATCCTGGGCTGAGTTCCCCTACTCTCCGGGATTTATCCCTGTCATGACCCATATCAACTTACATCTTGGCATTAAATTCTTCCTGCATACAAACGACCACAGCCATGAATAGAACCTTGACCATTTTATTTGCGATACTACTTTTATCCTCCTGTAGAGAAGGTGATGATATCGCTCCAGCATTTTACACTTGCGGTTTCACCTTTTCAGACAGCAGTGCTGAAAATGAAAATAATGCCAAGTACCAAAACTTAATGGATGAAATAGTTTCCAATGGAGTGGTTGGCATGACCATGTCAGTTTATCAACCGCAAACTGGAATCTGGATAAGCGCCAGTGGCAAAGCCGACCTGCACAACAATATTGATATGAAACCATGCAACATTTCAAGAGTGGGTTCAACGGTAAAAATGTTCACAGCCATCACGGTATTGATGCTGGCACAAGAAGGCAAACTGGACCTGGACGATCCAATTGCTGATTACCTTCAGGCTGATGTAATTGGAAGAATTGACAATGCAGACAAAGCTACCATCAGACAACTTCTCCAACATTCTAGCGGGATCTTTAACTATATCCAAAACCTCAAATTCCAAACCGCTTCCCTTAATGACCTGATCAAGGAGTGGACACCTGATGAATTATTGTCTTATGCTGAGGGCAAAAAGGCTTATTTTGAACCGGGGACAGATGTTAGGTATTCCAACACAGGGTATATCTTGCTGGGGATGTTGATAGAGCAATTTGAAGGAAAGCCTTTTTATGAGGTATTTGAAGAGAAAATATTCCAGCCCCTAAATTTATCGATGACACAATTTGCGGCTAAAGACCCTGTACCTGATGGTATTGTGAGAGGCTATATTGACTTGTACAGCAAGCTTCAGGTGGTGGAGTCTACCTATTTCAGCGGTTGGGACTATTTCACGGCTGATGGAGGGCTGATTTCCAACCCCAAGGACTTGAATACCTTCTTTCAAGTCTTAATGGGACAAAAGTTACTCAATGCCGAATATTTAGATCAAATGCTCACATGGAAAAGCCCTAAAGAGCCGGACCCTGAGTTTTTCCCGATTGCTTATGGCTTAGGGATATTTCGAATCGAAACTCCTTCGGGGATAGCCTATATGCACAGTGGCGATGCCATAGGGTATTATGCCAATATGCTCTACTTCCCAGATGACTCCACCTCCATCGCCTATGCTGCCAATAGCAACTATGGAAAAATTGACGAATTTCTCTCTACCAAAGAAGCCATGGAGCATATCATCTCCGAGTTAAAAGACTAACTTCTGATGGATGATTAAACCAATCACCCCTACTTCTTGAACATATTGGATTCTATTTGAAATAATGGGTATTACCTAAATCATGAAATGATAAAAACGATAACATTTAGGATTATTGGCCCTTAGGTCCAGAACATTGGCTCGGTTTGCCTAAAAGCAATTGTTATAATTATCAAGCCTCTTTTATTACATTAATTTATTAAAAACCCGGTAATTTCATCAATTATAGTATAAAAATGGAATTAATTTTGCTGAGTTATTGTACTATAAATTAAATCTTTACCTGATAAAATCCTTACTCTGGTTTATTGTAAAAAACCTTTACTGAGAAAACGTCAAAACATTTGAAAATGAACATTTATTCGAAGCGTTTTATTCCCTCAAATCTAAAATTATTCTGTACCCTGGATCGCATGAAAGTGCATCCTAACCTTTACTTATTTTTTTAGGCTTTGCCTTAATGTAATATTGAGATAACAAAACCCATTGACTATTGTTAATATAGTTAAAGGAGTCATTCGAGTCTAAACTCAGTCCATTAGTAATGTTGTCCAGATTAATTTCCTTTTACACTTATCAAACAATTAACACGGTAGTTTCCTGAATTATTAATTAAAAGTCAATACTCCCTCGTTGATAAATCAGGTTTTGTGGCAGCTATTCAGCACATCATTATATTAAAAATTGAACTTTCATGTTGAAACATTTATTCACTTGCTTTTTCTTATTTACGCTTATTCCACTTTCTGCTCAAGAGTTAAACGTTTCTTTGACTACCGGCAACGCTTCTACACTGATCAATGATGGTTATATGGAGGCATCGGTGCAAGGAGGGAAACCTCCATACACTTATAGGTGGAGCAATCAATCTACACCGCTAGATGCTTCAAAAGCCACTGGATTAGTTGAAGGTGTTAAATATTCTTTAGAGGTTACCGACAGTGAAGGAAAATCCCAAAAGGTAACGGAAAAAGTAAAATCCCAGTCTGTCACAGAGCATTTTAATGGAGCTTTTTCCCCTTTGGTAGAGGGCTTGACCACCATCCTGTTTTGGGATCCATTCGAAGCCATTGGAATTTATGATCCAAGGAGTTTTGCTCAAAACAAAGAGGTGGAAATACCTGGTTGGGAAGCCGGTATGAAAGACAAGTTTACTTTGAAGCAATGGTTGGTGCAGTCAGGTAGCCATGTAAATGAAGGAGAACCAGTAGCCGTAGTTCTTTCTCAAAACCAAGGAGAATTGAGGGTAAATGCACCTGCTACGGGCATCTTGCAGCCTTTAGTTAAGACTGGAGAGACCATTTACAATGCAGAAAACAAGGAGGATTTGATTGAAACGGGCGCACATGTATTTGCGAAGGTAAAATACGATAGTCCGGTTGTATTGACCCATCCCAATGGAGATGCACGAACCCATCCCATACCATTTATCGTTATCTGGCTGGTTCTTGGAGCCATTTTCTTCACCGTCAAAATGGGTTTTATCAACATCAGGGGTTTTAAGCACGCTATCCAATTGGCCTCGGGTAAATTCAATGAGGATGATGCTCCTGGTAAAATAACCCACTTTCAGGCCTTTGCCACAGCGACTTCTGCCACGGTGGGTTTAGGTAATATCGCCGGTGTAGCCATAGCGATTTCCCTTGGCGGAGCTGGAGCCACCTTTTGGATTATTATGGCCGGCTTCCTGGGTATGTCTTCCAAGTTTGTAGAATGCCTACTTGGTCTAAAGTACAGGACCATTGCTGACAATGGCAATATTTTTGGCGGCCCCATGAATTACCTTCGCTATGGACTGGAAAAAAGAAACCTTAAGTCCTTGGGTAAATTCCTTGCTGCCTTCTTTGCCGTGCTTTGTGTAGGATTTTCATTCGGGGGTGGAAACATGTTTCAGGCTAACCAGTCCTATGAAATTTTATCCAATCAATTTCCTGTTTTGGAAGGTTTGGGCTTTTGGGTAGGTGTAGTACTAGCCATCTTGGTGGGTATTGTGATCATTGGCGGAATTGATAGCATTGCCAAGGTAACGGAGAAAATTGTTCCTTTTATGGCAGGTCTCTATATTTTTGGTGCCTTGGTAGTGATCTTAGTCAATATTGGTAATATTGGACAAGCATTTTCTGCTATTTGGGATGGCGCTTTCAACCCTTCTGCCCTCAAAGGTGGTTTTATTGGTGTTTTGGTAATCGGTTTCCAAAGAGGGGTATTTTCCAATGAAGCAGGTGTTGGTTCTGCTGCGATTGCCCATAGCCCTGTGAAGACAAACCATCCTCCATCTGAAGGCTTCGTAGGACTATTAGAACCTTTTGTGGACACCATAGTGGTATGTACCCTGACAGCATTGGTCATCATTTTCACCGGAAAACATGAAGTGGAAGGTTTGGGAGGAGTAGCCCTAACATCTGAAGCCTTTGCCAGTGTCATCTCTTGGTTTCCCTACCTATTGGCCGTTGCGGTATTTTTATTTGCGTTCTCCTCCATGGTCTCGTGGTCCTATTATGGCTTAAGAGCTTGGACCTACCTGTTTGGGAATAGCAAAAAGTCAGAATTAGCTTATAAATTGGTATTTGTTATTTTTGTGGTAGTTGGAGCCTCGGTCAGCTTGGGGGCTGTGCTAGACTTCTCCGATATGATGATTTTGTCCATGTCATTTCCTAATATCATCGGACTTTACATCATGAGTGGTGAGGTCAGAAAGGATATGCAAAATTACCTGAAAAAATTAAAAAAAGGAGAACTGTTTTCAAGTCAGAAGAATCAGGATAAAGTAACTGCCTAAGAATATATTGTTCAAAATCCCCAAACTACTTCGCTCTAGCCATTTCTTGAAACGGCCAGTTTATTTGGTATCTTGGATTATGGTACAATCCTAGTGATTAAAAGTCATTAAAAAACATAATAGCATGTGAAGGGATTTGGAAACAATGTTCATTGCATCTGTGGTTTTATCGAACTACCTTCATGGTTCAAAACATTCTTAAGGAATTATAATGTCAATAACTTCAGCATCAGAATTAATCGGAATGCAAGAAATCAGTGAGGTTGTAGCCACTACGCTCAAACTGATGCGGGAGCATACCAAAGTGGGTATGTCCACCAGAGAGTTGGACGAATTTGGAGGCAGTATTTTAAAAAGCTTCGGAGCAAAGTCAGCACCATTAGAAACCTATGGATTTCCAGGTTATACCTGTATCAGCCTGAACAATGAGGCTGCCCATGGAATCCCCTCAACCCAAAAAATAATTCAAGAAGGTGACTTGATCAACATCGATGTTTCTGCTGAGCTCAACGGTTTTTGGTCTGACAATGGAGGTTCATTTGTGATTGGGAAAGACATTTACTTCCATCAACCTTTGGTAGATGCTTCCAAAGAGATTTTACATAAAGCCATTCACCAAATCAAAGGAGGTGTTAAGATTGCAGATATTGGCTACCTTATAGAAACCGAAGCGAAAAAGTCAGGTTATAGCGTTCTCAAGAATTTAGCGGGACATGGAGTGGGCAGAAGCCTCCATGAAAAACCAGACAATATTTTAAACTATAGGGTCAAGGGGAATAAAGAAAGGTTCCAAAAAAATACTACAGTGGCCATTGAAACATTTATTGCTACCCATTCGACCCAAGCGGTAGAACTATCTGACGGATGGACATTGGTGGGAAACAGAGGAGGATTTGTTACCCAACACGAGCACACCATATTGATCACCGATGAAACTCCTGTAATTCTCACCGCGTCCAATGGCATCTGGAATTGAACATACCACTTTGGTCCAAAACAAAAAATAGATCAATATATAGCGTTCATCTCTTCTGGTTTCAGCATTTTTAAGTAATATCGCAACTAGTAATAAAATTAAACTAGAAGATGCTTTTTAAGAAAATAACTATTCTTTTTTCGTTTGTTTTGTGTTTCACATTGAGCAATCTTGTCCATGCCCAGGAAGAAGAAATACTGAACCTCAACAAGCCGGAAAGGGAACAGTGGTTTACGGATTTAGGCTTTGGGATGTTTATCCATTGGAGCATGGATGTGCAGCTCGGAATGGTCATCAGCCACAGCATGGTGGGAGCCTCAGATGACTACCTCAACAGGTATGTCAATGAGCTGCCCAAAACTTTCAATCCCATTAATTTTGATGCCAAACAATGGGCCAATGCGGCGAAGTTGGCCGGAATGAAGTATGTCGTCTTTACTACTAAGCACCACAATGGCTATTGTATGTATGATACCGAAACAACTGATTTTGGCATCATGAACAGCCCATATGGTCAAGATGTAACTAAAATGATTGTAGAAGCCTGTCGAGAGGCTGGCCTGGCTGTCGGGCTATACTTCTCTCCCGACGACTTTTACTTTTTGTACCAGCAAGGAACCCTTATTTCAAGGGTGAGAAAAGAAGCCCTTGCCAGTGGAAACCCTGAGCTCAACGACTATGTAAAAAGACAAATGAAGGAGCTCATGACTAACTATGGGGACATAGATATTGTCTTTTTGGATGGGATGGAACAATTTGCCAAAACAGAATTGGCAAAAGTTTGTTGGGAGATCAATCCTAACGTGGTGGTTACCAGAGGAGCTATTTTCACGCCAGAACAAGAATCTCCCGAAAGCCCTATCCCTTCTCCATGGGAAGCTTGCTACACCTTTGGTGACCAGTGGCAATACCGACCCACCAATGAAAACTACAAAACAGCCAAAGATGCCATCTTAAAATTGATCGACATCAAAGCTAAGGGGGGTAACTTACTTCTTAACTTTGGCCCTGACGCCTTGGGTAACTTTCCACCAGAGCAATTGGGAGTACTCAATGAAATCTCACTTTGGATGTTTATCAATCAAGAGGTATTCGATGAAACCATCCCCCATCATATCATCAAAGAAGATAACATGTGGTTTTTGACTTCAAAAGACAAAAAAACTGCCTATATTATTATCAATGAGGACAAATGGAAGTTTGGTGAACGCAAGAACTTCAGCATTAAAGCATTTAAATCAACTGATAGAAGTGAAATTTCTGTGTTGGGTCATAATGGAAAAGTACTGGAGTATCAAAAAGAGGCAACCCCTACTCCAACTGTAAATCAAACAGGAAACGAAATGAACATTTCAGTTACCCGTTCCCAAAGAATTTATAACGACCGCCAATGGCGTAACCCTGTGGTCGTCAAAGTGACTGCAATTCAGTAGGCCGATTGGTATAAAACCGACAAAGATTGGCCCGGTACTCCACAGGAGTTAAGTGTTTAATCAGTAGTTGGAAAATACCCAAAGGAAGCCTTCATGAAAACCATATTTCAGTACTACTCAAAAAGTAAAAAAGCCTCAAAAAAACACAAGAAAAATAATACCAAGCTGCTTCAATCAAGCTTAATTGCCTTACTCTACCTAGCACTTTTGTGTCCCGCTTTTGGTCAATTAAGCGTAAGCGAGAACGGTCGATATTTGGTAAAACAGGATGGCAAACCTTTCTTTTGGCTGGGAGATACTGCCTGGGGCCTTTTTCAAAAGCTTGACCGGGAAGAGGTAGATTTTTACTTAAAGGAAAGAGCTGAGCAAGGATATTCGGTCATCCATGCCGCTGCAGTTCACAAAAACCCTTTTATTGTTCCTGAGCTCGAAAACAGTTATGGTGATAAGGCATTTGCAAATGAAGCCTTAATGAAACCAGCCATCACTGAAGGTAACGATCCTGAAGACAGCAATGCCTATGATTACTGGGATCATGTGGACTACATCATCGACAAAGCGGAAGAACATGGTCTCACCTTGGTATTCTTGCCTTTATTTGGGATGACAGAAGGTGATGCATACAACCTTATCACTCCAGGCAATGCTTATCAATATGGTACATTCTTGGGCAAACGCTATCAGCATAAAGGCAACCTCATCTGGTGCATGGGAGGAGATGTACTTGCCGAAAGTCCCACCCAAAAGGCTATATGGAATTTACTGGCCAGAGGTATCACCGAGGGTATTGCCCAATCGGAAGATTACTCCCAAACCTTGATGACTTACCACGTTCGGGGAGGCCATTCTTCTTCTGACTATTTTGAAAATGCTCCTTGGATAGACTTCCATATGATTCAGACTTGGGACTCCTACACCAAAATTTACGGGATAGTAAGCAATGACTACAATCATAAAATCACCAAACCGGTATTGCATGGAGAAGGTGCATATGAAGATGGACCGGAATATCCAACCAAGCCCATTACGCCCCATAAAATAAGAAAACAAGCCTATTGGGCTACTTTTGCGGGTGGAATGCACACTTATGGAAACACTAATATTTGGAGCTTTGGATCCAACCCTAAGTATTTTACCGAAGATTGGAAGGAAGCACTTCTTTCTGAAGGCGCCCAAAGTATGTTCATCTATCAGGCATTTTTCCAATCTATAAACTGGTGGGACTTTATACCAGACCAATCTGTCTTCCTTGAAGGAAAAGGAGATGGAGACCATTTAAATGTAGCCATGCAATCAGAAAGCAACCAACAGCTTTTAGTTTATTTTCCTGAGCCTGCTGAAGTAATCCTTGACCTTAAAATATTCAAAGGGGAGAAAGATATCTTTATCAAATGGTTTGATCCGAAAACAGGAAAAGAGATCAAACCTACTAAAGAGAAAAACAAAGGGACATTAAGCATCAAAACCCCAAATGAAATGGAAGATGCCTTGCTTTTATTAAGCTCTCGCAAATAGGTTTTTACCATTAGGTTCAAAATAATACTCCAAAAGGACTCTAGCAATCTTGCAAACTATTGATAAAATCATAGGATAGTTATTTTGGAACGAAATGAAGGAAGGGTAATGCCTCTTAAAATGAATAAGCGCAAGCATTGGTTTAATCAACTTAAATTGCCTTTACCAATCAGAAGCAAATGATCAAACATCAAAAAGTATGGGTCATTTAATTACTTCAAAAACAAACCAGGTACTGCTTTTTCATCAAACGGATTTTATTCAAAAAATAAACCCTAAAAAGAAAACTTTTGAGTGGCAATTATCGTTTTCCTACAAAACCTATAGACTAAAAGTTTAACCAAAAAAACCATTATATTATGTCATTAAGATTAGGAGATACCGCACCGGATTTCACTGCTGATAGTACAGCTGGTAAAATCAACTTTTATGAATACCTAGGGGATAGCTGGGGAATTCTCTTCTCCCACCCTGCAGATTATACTCCTGTATGCACCACCGAATTGGGAACAGCTGCTAAGCTAAAAGGGGATTTTGAAAAGAGAAATGTCAAAATGATTGCCTTGAGCGTGGATGGGCTGGAAAGTCACAAGGGCTGGGTAAATGATATCAATGAAACCCAACAGACAGAAGTAAACTACCCTATCATCGCTGATGAAGACAGAAAGGTATCTGAACTCTATGATATGATCCACCCCAATGCGAATGAGAAATTGACCGTAAGGTCGGTGTTTATCATTGGGCCAGATAAAAAGATCAAATTGATCATTACCTATCCAGCCAGTACAGGAAGAAACTTCAATGAACTGTTAAGGGTGATTGATTCATTGCAGCTGACCGCTAATTATTCAGTGGCCACGCCTGCCAACTGGCAGCATGGTGAAGATGTGGTCATTGCACCGGCCATCGCCAATGAGGATATCCCTGCCAAGTTCCCAAAAGGACATAAAGAAATCAAGCCTTATTTGAGAACAACTCCTCAGCCTAACCTGTAGATAATAAGAAAGTCTTAATTAAGCCCTTGGAATTGTGTTTCCAAGGGCTTTTCATTTTTTTCGTTTTGCATTCCAGCTATATTTGACAAAAACTAAGTCATCGAGCAGGCATCTTTTTAGATTTAATATAATCCAGCCTTAATTGCTCCTAGCACTTTTAAACCAGCAAATACATTTTTATATTACCACAAACCAAACCCAATTATAATGAAAAAAGTAACCGGAATAGGAGGCATCTTTTTCAAATGCCAAGACCCTGATAAGATGAAAGAATGGTATGCCAAAAACCTGGGCATGAATACCGACAAGTATGGAACCACTTTTGAGTGGCGCCAGAGTGACCATCCTGATAAAAAAGGCTTTTCCCAGTGGAGTCCATTTTCTGATCAAACCACCTACTTTCAGCCTTCACAAAAGGAATTTATGATCAATTACCGGGTGGAGAATTTAGAAGAATTGCTCAAAGAGCTCAAAAAGGAAGGGGTGACCATCACAGATGAAATCGAAACTTACGAATATGGAAAGTTCATCCATATCATGGATCCAGAAGGAAATAAAATTGAACTTTGGGAACCTAACGATGAGGAATATGATAAAATCCTTGAAGTAAGGACAAAATAAATAATCAGAACAAAGGCCAGCTCGATAAGCTGGCCTTTGTTCTGATTAACGGTCCACATTTCCAAAAACATATCGGATATTGATCCCGAAGGAGTCAGCCCTAAAATCAGTATCCTCAATGATCCAAAGTATGGGTCTCCAGTCCACACCTATCGCTAGCGGAAAGTCAAAATGATACTCTACACCTATTTCACCAGCCGCACCGAAATAAAATGGATCATCTATCCACAAGGCAGGACCAGCACCTACGTACCAATGCAAACCATCCACATCAGCTAAAGGTCTGTACAAAAAGTCCCAAAGTGCCTCTACTCCTACACCATTTCCAAAATTAACGTCAGCATGTACCCGACTAAACTGCCCTAAAGTAAACACTCCATCAATCGCTACATTGTTATAACCATCTCCGAAACGAATACCAAGTTCCTGTGCCTGTAAACCATAACACATCACCAAAAAGGAAAATACTAGTAATAACTTTTTCATTGTTCAATAAGTTAGGTTAAAAATATACTTCCATTAATTTAACTATTCAAAGTTAAAATATAATAGTAAGACCACTATTTTTAACCAAGTATTTGACTACTTTACTAAACTTTCCTTTTTTCAATCTCAAAACTCAGGTTAAACTTCCAGAAAACCTTCAAAAATCTTCACTGCTTTTCCATAAATTTTGACCCTATCCCCTTCTTTTATAAGTCGCATTTCTCCTTCCCGCTTACTTGCCTGATAGGCTTTCAAGCTACTCTTTCCTTCCTTCTTAAACCAATAGTCCATTAGGGCACAATGTGCAAATCCTGTTACGGGATCTTCATTGATACCTAAATTGGGGGCAAAATAACGGGAGTAAATATCAAAATCATCATTTCCCTTTGCAGTGATTATGATACCTTGCTCACTGTGCAGGGAGAGCACATTAAATTCTGGCTCTACATATTCCAAGGTATGATAGCTTTCCAGTTCCAAAATCCAATTTCCTTTTAACGAGGCCGCTGCCACTACTTTTTGACCGAAAAAATCATCCACAAAATAAGGATGTTGATCTACTTTAGTTTCCAGTAAAGGAAAATCCATCTGGATTTCTTCTTCCACCATACTTACTCTTAGCTCCCCACTTTTAGTCTGAAAACTAATTTCCTCTTGGCTGTCTACTACCTCCTCAATGTACAACATATAGGCGCTGGCCAGTGTAGCATGACCACACAAATCCACCTCTTTCATGGGTGTAAACCATCTCAAGTTAAAAGAAGCAGGCCCTGTTTGCTCCAAAAAAGCTGTTTCGCTTAAGTTCATTTCAGCTGCAATCAGTTGCATGCCTTCTTCTGCCAATGGGCCTGGTAAGAGGCAAATAGCCGCTGGATTACCAGAAAAGGGGGTGTCTGTAAAAGCATCTACTGTCACTATGGGAAGTTGCATATTTTAGGCGTTTAAAAGTGGGAAAGGATTATGGATATAATTTAAAGATAAGTGAATTAAAAAGAAACAGCTTGACTCAAAAGCACTTCTGCGCCTGATTTGTTCATTTCTTTTAA harbors:
- a CDS encoding DUF4038 domain-containing protein, which translates into the protein MKTIFQYYSKSKKASKKHKKNNTKLLQSSLIALLYLALLCPAFGQLSVSENGRYLVKQDGKPFFWLGDTAWGLFQKLDREEVDFYLKERAEQGYSVIHAAAVHKNPFIVPELENSYGDKAFANEALMKPAITEGNDPEDSNAYDYWDHVDYIIDKAEEHGLTLVFLPLFGMTEGDAYNLITPGNAYQYGTFLGKRYQHKGNLIWCMGGDVLAESPTQKAIWNLLARGITEGIAQSEDYSQTLMTYHVRGGHSSSDYFENAPWIDFHMIQTWDSYTKIYGIVSNDYNHKITKPVLHGEGAYEDGPEYPTKPITPHKIRKQAYWATFAGGMHTYGNTNIWSFGSNPKYFTEDWKEALLSEGAQSMFIYQAFFQSINWWDFIPDQSVFLEGKGDGDHLNVAMQSESNQQLLVYFPEPAEVILDLKIFKGEKDIFIKWFDPKTGKEIKPTKEKNKGTLSIKTPNEMEDALLLLSSRK
- a CDS encoding peroxiredoxin, with translation MSLRLGDTAPDFTADSTAGKINFYEYLGDSWGILFSHPADYTPVCTTELGTAAKLKGDFEKRNVKMIALSVDGLESHKGWVNDINETQQTEVNYPIIADEDRKVSELYDMIHPNANEKLTVRSVFIIGPDKKIKLIITYPASTGRNFNELLRVIDSLQLTANYSVATPANWQHGEDVVIAPAIANEDIPAKFPKGHKEIKPYLRTTPQPNL
- a CDS encoding VOC family protein — protein: MKKVTGIGGIFFKCQDPDKMKEWYAKNLGMNTDKYGTTFEWRQSDHPDKKGFSQWSPFSDQTTYFQPSQKEFMINYRVENLEELLKELKKEGVTITDEIETYEYGKFIHIMDPEGNKIELWEPNDEEYDKILEVRTK
- a CDS encoding outer membrane insertion C- signal, whose translation is MKKLLLVFSFLVMCYGLQAQELGIRFGDGYNNVAIDGVFTLGQFSRVHADVNFGNGVGVEALWDFLYRPLADVDGLHWYVGAGPALWIDDPFYFGAAGEIGVEYHFDFPLAIGVDWRPILWIIEDTDFRADSFGINIRYVFGNVDR
- a CDS encoding PhzF family phenazine biosynthesis protein, coding for MQLPIVTVDAFTDTPFSGNPAAICLLPGPLAEEGMQLIAAEMNLSETAFLEQTGPASFNLRWFTPMKEVDLCGHATLASAYMLYIEEVVDSQEEISFQTKSGELRVSMVEEEIQMDFPLLETKVDQHPYFVDDFFGQKVVAAASLKGNWILELESYHTLEYVEPEFNVLSLHSEQGIIITAKGNDDFDIYSRYFAPNLGINEDPVTGFAHCALMDYWFKKEGKSSLKAYQASKREGEMRLIKEGDRVKIYGKAVKIFEGFLEV